In a single window of the Halobaculum lipolyticum genome:
- a CDS encoding DUF7534 family protein, whose protein sequence is MSGASGAKDAAETGGGGDDRQTKLARVVQFLTFVAMLDLLALALATQFVPPDRLTLAITVGPMLLVSPVLAYWFVYERGTADAR, encoded by the coding sequence ATGAGCGGCGCGAGCGGCGCGAAGGACGCGGCGGAGACCGGCGGCGGGGGTGACGACCGACAGACCAAACTGGCCCGCGTGGTCCAGTTCCTCACCTTCGTCGCGATGCTCGACCTGCTGGCGCTGGCGTTGGCGACGCAGTTCGTCCCTCCGGACCGCCTCACGCTCGCGATCACGGTCGGGCCGATGCTGCTGGTGTCGCCGGTGCTGGCGTACTGGTTCGTGTACGAGCGCGGGACCGCCGACGCCCGGTAG
- a CDS encoding UPF0146 family protein — protein MGTMSTIMNVFMTGADISYPPVSDARRPAIARKLAGFGRLCEVGIGGRPAVAAALARDGRTVVATDVVDRPAPEGVRFVRDDVVAAAGRDDPGDAYRADCVYALNSPPELHRSLLAVARRVDAACAFTTLGGDPPAVDATPHALDGGDTLYVARDPDGVFDA, from the coding sequence ATGGGCACGATGTCGACGATCATGAACGTGTTTATGACGGGTGCCGACATAAGTTACCCGCCCGTGTCTGACGCTCGCCGGCCCGCTATCGCGCGAAAACTCGCCGGGTTCGGACGGCTCTGCGAGGTCGGGATCGGCGGTCGGCCCGCGGTCGCCGCGGCGCTGGCCCGCGACGGCCGAACCGTGGTCGCGACCGACGTCGTCGACCGCCCGGCTCCCGAGGGGGTCCGGTTCGTCCGCGACGACGTCGTCGCCGCCGCCGGCCGCGACGACCCCGGCGACGCCTACCGCGCCGACTGCGTGTACGCGCTGAACTCCCCGCCCGAACTCCACCGCTCCCTCCTCGCCGTCGCCCGCCGCGTCGACGCCGCCTGCGCGTTCACGACGCTCGGGGGCGACCCGCCGGCCGTCGACGCGACGCCCCACGCGCTCGACGGCGGCGACACGCTGTACGTCGCCCGCGACCCCGACGGCGTGTTCGACGCCTGA
- a CDS encoding TIGR01548 family HAD-type hydrolase, whose protein sequence is MRVDTVVLDVDGVLVDVAESYRRAVVESVERRHGATLGRDDLQAFKDAGGFNNDWELSDAVALYVLARDRGLDAEVAAFTDAVAANGTGLDGARAAIREALGDDAADAVEAEWDPEALRETFQALYLGAELYRDIEGGEPPFEAPGFIHDEPTILTAETVAALTDRYPVCVLTGRPSAEADIALARVGLDVADDRRFTMDDWAHGKPHPAALVTLAERTGADTVAFVGDTLDDVRTAVNADAADESTAYYGIGVLTGGLTGDDGRAKYADAGASAVVDSVNDLPALLE, encoded by the coding sequence ATGCGAGTCGATACGGTCGTGCTCGACGTGGACGGCGTGCTCGTCGACGTGGCGGAGTCGTACCGCCGGGCGGTCGTCGAGAGCGTCGAGCGCCGCCACGGCGCCACGCTCGGGCGCGACGACCTGCAGGCGTTCAAGGACGCCGGCGGCTTCAACAACGACTGGGAGCTGTCGGACGCCGTCGCGCTGTACGTCCTCGCGCGCGACCGCGGACTCGACGCCGAGGTGGCTGCCTTCACCGACGCCGTCGCCGCGAACGGCACCGGACTCGACGGCGCCCGCGCCGCGATCCGCGAGGCCCTCGGCGACGACGCGGCCGACGCGGTCGAAGCCGAGTGGGACCCCGAGGCGCTGCGCGAGACGTTCCAGGCGCTGTATCTCGGCGCGGAACTGTACCGCGACATCGAGGGCGGGGAGCCGCCGTTCGAGGCGCCCGGCTTCATCCACGACGAGCCGACGATCCTCACCGCGGAGACGGTCGCCGCGCTGACGGACCGCTACCCGGTCTGTGTCCTCACCGGCCGCCCGTCGGCGGAGGCCGACATCGCGCTGGCACGGGTCGGGCTGGACGTCGCCGACGACCGCCGCTTCACGATGGACGACTGGGCGCACGGCAAGCCCCACCCCGCGGCGCTGGTGACGCTGGCCGAGCGCACCGGCGCCGACACGGTCGCGTTCGTCGGCGACACGCTCGACGACGTGCGCACCGCCGTCAACGCCGACGCCGCCGACGAGTCGACCGCCTACTACGGGATCGGCGTCCTCACCGGCGGTCTCACCGGCGACGACGGACGCGCGAAGTACGCCGACGCGGGCGCCAGCGCCGTCGTCGACAGCGTGAACGACCTGCCGGCCCTGCTGGAGTGA
- the npdG gene encoding NADPH-dependent F420 reductase yields the protein MRIALLGGTGDIGEGLAVRWGRDTDHELLVGSRDPEKARAAADDYAGTVADAGGDATIKGFDNAMAADRADVVVLAVPPYHVADTVEAVADTLDEDDVVVTPAAGMKRDEDGFHYNPPGAGSVTALVRDAVPEGVPVVGAFHNLAAGRLADLSLDLGIDTLVVADDGDAAATVSRLAEEIEGLRALSAGGLANAAEVESVTPLLINVSSNNDDLHDLGVRFE from the coding sequence ATGCGAATCGCGCTACTCGGCGGCACCGGCGACATCGGCGAGGGACTGGCCGTACGCTGGGGCCGCGACACTGACCACGAACTGCTGGTCGGCTCCCGCGACCCCGAGAAGGCCCGCGCCGCCGCCGACGACTACGCGGGGACGGTCGCCGACGCGGGCGGCGACGCGACGATAAAAGGGTTCGACAACGCGATGGCTGCCGACCGCGCGGACGTGGTCGTGCTCGCGGTGCCGCCGTACCACGTCGCCGACACGGTCGAGGCGGTCGCGGACACCCTCGACGAGGACGACGTCGTCGTCACGCCCGCCGCGGGGATGAAGCGGGACGAGGACGGCTTCCACTACAACCCGCCCGGCGCCGGCAGCGTGACGGCGCTCGTGCGCGACGCGGTGCCGGAGGGGGTGCCGGTCGTCGGCGCGTTCCACAACCTCGCCGCCGGCCGCCTCGCCGACCTCTCGCTCGACCTCGGCATCGACACGCTCGTCGTCGCCGACGACGGGGACGCGGCCGCCACGGTGTCGCGACTCGCCGAAGAGATCGAAGGTCTGCGCGCGCTGTCGGCCGGCGGACTCGCCAACGCCGCCGAGGTGGAGTCGGTGACGCCGCTGTTGATCAACGTCTCGTCCAACAACGACGACCTCCACGACCTCGGCGTCCGCTTCGAGTAG